A window of the Candidatus Syntrophoarchaeum caldarius genome harbors these coding sequences:
- a CDS encoding ferredoxin-NADP(+) reductase subunit alpha has protein sequence MIIRLKEGGERIPLTISGSDPKKGLITIIFQEIGKTTIELGRMEEGESILNLVGPLGMPAELKNFGTVVCVGGGVGIAPILYRVKALKSVGNRVISIIGARNKDLLILHNEMKELSDELHIATDDGTLGRKGFVTDVLDEVLAENRVDLIIAIGPVVMMRAVTGVGSAHGVRTVVSLNPIMVDGTGMCGSCRVTVGKKVRFACVDGPEFDGEFVDFDELLQRNRRYLKEEAASLMVMRAGRCTCFEETGCE, from the coding sequence GTGATTATCAGGCTAAAGGAGGGAGGTGAACGGATACCGCTCACGATCTCAGGCAGCGATCCCAAGAAGGGTCTTATCACGATCATATTTCAGGAGATTGGAAAGACAACGATCGAGCTTGGCAGGATGGAGGAGGGGGAATCAATCCTGAATCTGGTTGGGCCACTGGGTATGCCTGCTGAGCTTAAGAACTTTGGGACGGTTGTCTGTGTTGGTGGCGGGGTTGGGATTGCACCGATCCTTTACAGGGTGAAAGCGCTTAAAAGCGTGGGAAACAGGGTCATATCGATAATTGGGGCGAGGAATAAAGACCTTCTGATTCTACATAACGAGATGAAAGAACTATCGGATGAACTCCATATCGCAACAGATGATGGGACGCTTGGACGAAAGGGTTTTGTTACAGACGTGCTTGATGAAGTGCTCGCTGAAAATCGGGTTGATTTAATTATCGCGATAGGTCCTGTTGTGATGATGAGAGCGGTTACAGGTGTTGGAAGCGCGCATGGAGTCAGAACCGTTGTGAGCTTGAATCCGATCATGGTTGATGGAACCGGGATGTGTGGCTCATGCAGGGTGACTGTTGGCAAAAAGGTCAGGTTTGCGTGTGTCGATGGTCCTGAGTTTGATGGTGAATTTGTTGACTTTGATGAACTGCTTCAGCGAAACCGCAGGTATCTCAAAGAGGAAGCGGCATCACTCATGGTCATGCGAGCTGGGAGGTGTACGTGCTTTGAAGAAACAGGATGTGAGTAG
- a CDS encoding protein containing DUF99, producing MLGIAESFKRRGERSILAGIVMRADSEIDGVAVDSASVGGLDATDAVLRIFKKLSREDINIILLNGAVVSWFNIIEIDKLYDHLRVPIISVTYEESEGLERYIREYFGDSVDFDERIRRYRGLGERCEVKLKNGFTIWVRTAGISEEDATVVLNRFTHHGKIAEPIKVARLIARSVMGLQEEWEGLYLQNS from the coding sequence GTGCTTGGGATTGCTGAGAGCTTCAAAAGAAGGGGGGAGCGGTCGATACTCGCAGGGATCGTGATGCGGGCTGATTCTGAGATAGACGGGGTTGCAGTTGATTCTGCCAGTGTTGGAGGACTTGATGCAACAGATGCGGTTCTCAGGATCTTTAAAAAGCTCTCTCGCGAGGATATTAACATCATTCTCCTGAATGGAGCTGTTGTAAGCTGGTTTAATATCATCGAGATTGATAAATTGTATGACCACCTGAGAGTTCCAATCATCTCTGTCACGTATGAGGAATCAGAAGGACTTGAACGCTACATCAGGGAGTATTTTGGCGATTCTGTGGATTTTGATGAACGGATACGGCGTTACAGAGGGCTTGGAGAGAGGTGTGAGGTCAAACTGAAGAATGGATTTACAATCTGGGTCAGAACCGCTGGAATCAGCGAAGAGGATGCCACAGTTGTCTTAAATCGCTTCACGCATCATGGAAAAATAGCAGAGCCGATCAAGGTTGCACGTCTCATTGCAAGAAGCGTCATGGGACTTCAGGAAGAATGGGAGGGATTATATCTACAGAATAGTTGA
- a CDS encoding dihydropyrimidine dehydrogenase subunit A: MKKQDVSRRIKNFEEVALGLDETEAVLEAKRCLECQRPWCVRGCPVGVDIPRFIRAIRDGRFEDGIRIIWEKNSLPAVCGRVCPHEVQCEGVCSLARGCSKFMTAKGRARVEAFLEQFNLTQKRRRPVSIGALERFLADYAAEHGITPYTAGSDMKGKGKVALVGSGPASLAAAGELARRGYHATIFEALHAPGGVLRYGIPNFRLPEEIIDREIRQLKDMGVEFRQDVLIGRTLTIDELLSDFDAVFIGSGAGAPVLMGIEGENLNGVYSANEFLTRVNLMEAYRFPETDTPINIGKRVVTIGGGNVAMDSARVALRLGAEESIILYRRRREEMPARREEIENAEEEGVEFKFLTTPTKYIGDDEGCVRAVECIRMEPGEVDDSGRQRPVPVAGSEFTIEADTVIVAIGQRPNPLIPTTTQGLETGKIRNIIADESGRTSIKGVFAGGDATTGAATVILAMGAGVRAARAIAEYIEGCKD; this comes from the coding sequence TTGAAGAAACAGGATGTGAGTAGGCGTATCAAAAATTTCGAGGAGGTTGCACTCGGGCTTGACGAAACAGAGGCAGTTCTTGAGGCAAAACGATGCCTTGAATGCCAGCGTCCGTGGTGTGTCAGGGGTTGTCCTGTTGGGGTGGATATACCGCGATTTATCCGTGCTATCAGGGATGGAAGGTTTGAAGACGGGATAAGAATCATCTGGGAGAAGAACTCGCTTCCTGCTGTATGTGGCAGGGTCTGTCCGCATGAGGTGCAGTGTGAAGGGGTCTGTTCACTCGCAAGAGGTTGCTCGAAGTTTATGACAGCGAAGGGGAGAGCAAGGGTTGAAGCATTTTTAGAACAGTTCAACCTCACCCAAAAGCGGAGAAGACCTGTATCAATCGGGGCGTTAGAGCGTTTTCTCGCGGACTATGCAGCAGAACATGGTATCACTCCTTATACTGCTGGATCAGATATGAAAGGAAAGGGAAAGGTTGCCCTCGTTGGATCGGGTCCTGCCTCGCTTGCAGCAGCAGGTGAGCTTGCACGGAGGGGTTACCATGCAACCATCTTTGAAGCCCTTCATGCACCTGGTGGGGTTCTCAGATACGGGATTCCAAACTTCAGACTCCCAGAAGAGATCATCGATCGGGAGATAAGACAGCTTAAAGATATGGGTGTCGAGTTCAGGCAGGATGTTCTGATCGGGAGAACGTTGACGATTGATGAACTTTTATCTGACTTTGATGCGGTTTTTATCGGAAGTGGTGCAGGTGCGCCTGTCTTGATGGGAATTGAAGGAGAAAACCTGAACGGTGTCTATTCTGCAAACGAGTTTCTGACACGTGTGAACCTGATGGAGGCATACCGTTTCCCTGAGACCGATACGCCGATCAATATTGGGAAAAGGGTTGTTACAATCGGTGGTGGGAATGTGGCGATGGACTCGGCCCGTGTTGCCCTCAGACTCGGTGCAGAGGAGTCGATCATACTCTACAGGAGACGCCGTGAGGAGATGCCAGCAAGGCGTGAGGAGATTGAGAATGCTGAAGAGGAAGGAGTGGAGTTTAAGTTTCTCACAACCCCTACAAAGTACATCGGCGATGATGAGGGGTGTGTTAGAGCGGTTGAGTGTATCAGGATGGAGCCTGGCGAGGTGGATGATTCTGGGAGACAGCGTCCTGTTCCTGTTGCAGGATCTGAGTTTACGATCGAGGCTGATACCGTGATCGTTGCGATCGGACAGCGCCCAAATCCTCTGATACCAACCACAACTCAGGGGCTTGAAACTGGGAAGATCAGAAATATCATCGCAGATGAGAGTGGCAGAACATCGATAAAGGGTGTATTTGCAGGAGGAGATGCTACAACCGGTGCTGCCACCGTGATACTTGCGATGGGTGCGGGAGTCAGGGCGGCACGTGCTATAGCTGAGTATATTGAAGGATGCAAAGATTGA